One Clarias gariepinus isolate MV-2021 ecotype Netherlands chromosome 5, CGAR_prim_01v2, whole genome shotgun sequence genomic region harbors:
- the LOC128524336 gene encoding uncharacterized protein LOC128524336, translating to MQFMYRFCQGLRLRQIDMMDDRIASSSATLTKMAKKIREVCVTAVERMRRRTGQQIGGRREFVVIDESHFHHKRKYGKERMAGGWKRKKWVFGMLGVKYHQQQKSKKPILCLLERRSRRDLVPLVAHHVRPGSSIISDEWRAYRILPELGYNHHTVNHSRWYVDPHTGAHTQHIERAWRSYKEQIGGLEEIAQRVCFLTTLQ from the exons ATGCAGTTCATGTACAG GTTTTGTCAGGGTCTACGGTTACGCCAGATAGACATGATGGATGACAGAATTGCAAGTAGTTCAGCTACTCTTACTAAAATGGCAAAGAAAATAAGGGAGGTCTGTGTCACAGCAGTTGAAAGGATGAGAAGGCGTACAGGCCAGCAAATTGGTGGAAGAAGGGAGTTTGTTGTGATCGACGAAAGCCATTTTCATCACAAAAGAAAG TATGGTAAAGAAAGAATGGCTGGAGGGTGGAAAAGAAAGAAGTGGGTTTTTGGGATGTTAGGTGTGAAATATCATCAGCagcaaaaatctaaaaaaccTATTCTATGTCTTCTGGAGAGAAGATCTCGAAGAGATCTAGTGCCCTTGGTTGCGCATCATGTGAGGCCTGGGTCATCAATTATCAGTGACGAGTGGCGTGCTTATCGCATACTCCCTGAACTAGGGTACAACCATCACACTGTCAACCACAGCAGGTGGTATGTAGATCCCCACACTGGTGCCCATACCCAACATATTGAGAGGGCCTGGAGATCCTACAAGGAGCAGATTGGAGGCTTAGAGGAAATCGCACAGAGAGTTTGCTTTCTGACCACCTTGCAGTGA